The following DNA comes from Chitinophaga nivalis.
TTCCTTAAATGAAAACGGCTTATTTCCTGATTTATCAATAGCGGGTCAATACCTATCTTACAGAGAACATTTGAATCCTGAGATCCAGAATATTGAGACTGCATATGAAGGCGTGAAATTAGATTTGGTCGCCGTTTTTTGCTTTGAAGATGAATGAGTATTTTAGATGGATATTAGATAAACAATTTACCACCCACTAAACCTCACCATCTATGATGTATATAAAAGTCCTTTGGATCCATGAGGAAGACACTGATCCGGTATGGCTCTATAGCGAGATAGATGAGAAAATGTATGAAGTACGAAAGGTGGAGGTATACGCCGATGATAGTTTTGGATTTGCCGGCGCAGGAATGGAGTTTGGAGGCACGATGCTGGGAGAGGTACCAGTGCCGGATATCGAGGAAATAGCCCAGGACCCTGCCTTTATCCCTACAGCGATTATGCAGGAAGAATTTGAGCGGGTATGGGAACAGTATACGAATTTTCTTAACAACGGATAACAAAAATGGCCGGTAGATACCGGCCATTTTTTATTACTATGGATAAGGATTGTTTATAAACGATCAGAGAGATTACCCAAACCGGTAACGGCTTTGATACCATCCAGTTCCAGTCCTCTTTTAGCACTGTTGGTAGCAGGATCAATTTCATAGATCACGCTTTTGGTGCTGCTTTCCGGTAATGCGATGTAACCTTTACCACCATGAGAGAATAATGGGAAGTCATATGCTTCGTAAGCTATTTTGGCAGAGATGCCGCTCACCCAGGTGAAAGACTTATCTACCACGTTAACGATCGCCACTTTAGCGCCTTCACTTTCAGCTTTAGCTTCATCCCGGCTTACCATCAGCAGCAGGAATTTGTTGTTGCCTACGTATTTGCCGTAGTGGATACGCATGCCTTTGGCAGCAGCTTCCACATCATAGTAGTAGGATTTATCAAATTCGTTGTTGGTGATTTTCAGGAAGGCAGAGTGGTTGTTGGCGGTAGTGGTTTCACCATTGGAGAAAGCATAGATATCGCCGTTTTCTGTCTGTCCGAGACCGGTACCGGTGTAGTAGCGGCCGATGTAAGGCATACGGTCGTCGG
Coding sequences within:
- a CDS encoding DUF6881 domain-containing protein; protein product: MMYIKVLWIHEEDTDPVWLYSEIDEKMYEVRKVEVYADDSFGFAGAGMEFGGTMLGEVPVPDIEEIAQDPAFIPTAIMQEEFERVWEQYTNFLNNG